Proteins encoded in a region of the Suncus etruscus isolate mSunEtr1 chromosome 1, mSunEtr1.pri.cur, whole genome shotgun sequence genome:
- the TLCD1 gene encoding TLC domain-containing protein 1, whose product MPPLLHPALPLLLGATLTFRALRRALCRLPLPAHVRADPLRTWRWHNLLVSFAHSIVSGIWALLCLWQTPEMLVEIEMAWSLSGYWLVCFSAGYFIHDTVDIVVSHQARASWEYLVHHVMAMGAFFSGIFWKRFVGGGVLTLLVEVSNIFLTIRMMMKINNAQDHILYRVNKYVNLVMYFLFRLAPQAYLTHFFLGYAGQKTLGTFLLGILLMLDVMILIYFSRLLRSDFCPQRTHNQQHKDKFLTE is encoded by the exons ATGCCCCCGCTCTTGCACCCCGCCTTGCCGCTGCTCCTGGGCGCCACGCTGACCTTCCGGGCGCTGCGGCGCGCGCTCTGCCGGCTGCCCCTGCCCGCGCACGTGCGCGCCGACCCCCTGCGCACCTGGCGCTGGCACAACCTGCTCGTCTCCTTCGCCCACTCCATCGTGTCCGGCATCTGGGCGCTGCTGTG TTTATGGCAAACGCCCGAGATGCTGGTGGAGATTGAGATGGCGTGGTCGCTTTCTGGCTACTGGCTTGTTTGCTTCTCCGCAG GCTACTTCATTCACGATACAGTGGACATTGTGGTTAGTCACCAGGCGCGAGCTTCTTGGGAATATCTGGTCCATCATGTCATG GCCATGGGTGCCTTCTTTTCAGGCATCTTTTGGAAACGCTTTGTTGGTGGGGGCGTCTTAACACTGCTAGTGGAGGTCAGCAACATCTTCCTCACCATCCGCATGATGATGAAAATCAACAATGCCCAGGACCACATCCTTTATCGGGTCAACAAGTATGTCAACTTGGTCATGTACTTTCTCTTCCGCCTGGCTCCTCAGGCCTACCTTACCCATTTCTTCCTGGGTTATGCCGGCCAGAAGACACTGGGTACCTTTCTCTTGGGTATTCTGCTAATGCTGGATGTCATGATCCTCATCTACTTTTCCCGCCTCCTCCGCTCTGACTTCTGTCCTCAACGCACCCACAACCAGCAACACAAAGACAAGTTCCTAACTGAGTGA